One genomic window of Dryobates pubescens isolate bDryPub1 chromosome 17, bDryPub1.pri, whole genome shotgun sequence includes the following:
- the FAM81A gene encoding protein FAM81A: MAQRSPIFPTLAPSERRVRNIPLHSQALTAVPLASASLVDQLEDRILSHEKTTAALVEHAFRIKEDIVSTLHRMQNKGGGDRLARQLLEEHIRNITAIVRQLNRDIEMLQEQIRVRDNLSYGTNSTLKSLEMRQLSGLGDLRGRVARCDAGLARLSAEHKITYERLQSLSKDQHTSKLILESKIKEAEIQISHLLSRLEQSIMQQEAKLKIAYKESNQQLHLLDMKLKNAIEELNSQILSARSWLEQEHERTEKELVQKIDQLSLTFKENTEMNERAIEMKFNQMAEKIDKIEEMQKITMEAHEAKQTEEKINIHIGKLQNEINEDIKEMKAEVNAGFAAIYESIGSLRQVLEAKMKLDKDELQKQIHQMKQEVSAWGEAVP, translated from the exons ATGGCCCAGCGAAGCCCAATCTTCCCAACTCTTGCCCCTTCCGAAAG ACGGGTTCGAAACATACCGCTGCATAGCCAGGCGTTGACAGCAGTCCCGTTGGCATCGGCAAGCCTGGTAGATCAGCTAGAAGACAGAATCCTAAGCCATGAGAAAACAACAGCGGCTCTTGTGGAACACGCTTTTCGCATTAAGGAGGACATTGTTTCCACTCTGCACAGAATGCAGAACAAAGGGGGTGGTGACCGGTTGGCTAGGCAGCTCTTGGAAGAACATATCCGAAACATAACGGCAATAGTGAGGCAGCTTAATCGGGACATTGAG ATGCTGCAGGAACAAATACGTGTCAGAGACAATCTCAGCTATGGAACAAATTCTACCCTGAAGAGTCTGGAAATGCGGCAGCTTTCTGGTTTAGGAGATCTTCGAGGAAGAGTTGCAAG GTGTGATGCTGGGTTAGCCAGactctctgcagagcacaaaATTACATATGAAAGACTTCAGAGCCTAAGTAAAGACCAACACACCTCCAAGTTGATCTTAGAATCTAAAATCAAAGAGGCAGAAATACAG ATTTCCCACCTTCTGAGCAGATTAGAGCAATCAATAATGCAACAAGAAGCAAAGCTGAAGATTGCCTATAAAGAGAGCAACCAACAGCTCCATCTTCTGGATATGAA ATTAAAAAATGCTATTGAGGAACTCAACAGTCAGATTTTGTCTGCACGTAGCTGGTTGGAACAAGAACATGAAAGGACTGAAAAAGAGCTTGTGCAAAAAATTGACCAACTCTCATTGACTTTTAAAGAAAACACT GAAATGAATGAAAGAGCTATAGAGATGAAATTCAACCAAATGGCAGAGAAAATTGACAAAATCGAAGAAATGCAGAAGATAACTATGGAAGCACATGAAGCAAAACAgactgaagaaaaaataaatattcataTTGGCAAACTACAAAACGAGATAAATGAAGATataaaagaaatgaaagctgAAGTTAATGCTG GATTTGCAGCTATCTATGAGAGCATTGGGTCTCTGCGACAAGTTCTAGAAGCGAAAATGAAGCTGGACAAAGATGAACTACAGAAGCAGATCCACCAAATGAAGCAGGAGGTTTCAGCATGGGGAGAGGCTGTACCATGA